One Kitasatospora sp. MAP12-44 DNA segment encodes these proteins:
- a CDS encoding alkyl sulfatase dimerization domain-containing protein, with the protein MTATVPSFDDTEDFADADRGFIDRLDPAVITAADGRVVWDNDAYAFLAEECPATADPSLWRQGRLAARQGLYQVTEGIYQVRGLDLSNMTLVEGDRGVIVIDPLISAETAAAALALYRRNRGDRPVTGLIYTHSHGDHFGGARGVLPHGHEPVPVIAPRGFLEHAVSENVYAGTAMTRRAVYMYGTALPKEPTGQIGCGLGMDTSTGTITLIAPTVDITRTGQLETVDGVRIVFQLTPGTEAPAEMNFHFPDRRALCLAENATHTLHNVLTLRGAVVRDARIWAHYLDEALTLFGADSEVAFASHHWPTWGQQRIADYLTGQRDVYAYLHDQTLRLLNTGLTGAEIAEELALPPELARTWAVRGYYGSLSHNVKAIYQRYMGWYDGNPAHLWEHPPVELAKRHTDALGGVDAAVAKGMEYAAAGDPRFAATLLNHAVFAQPDHQKARLALAEVYDSLGQGAENGTWRNCYLTAAMELRGDPATVDLELADPEMSMALTVGQLIDSLAIRVNGPRAWGSRLTIDWLVAEERRGWRLTLSNGALTQRSAALGKSLGPGPADLTLKAGKAELLGLLAGSGLEGIEHSGDPAALERLFALLDSPSPDFPIVTP; encoded by the coding sequence ATGACAGCCACAGTTCCTTCCTTCGACGACACCGAGGACTTCGCGGACGCCGATCGCGGGTTCATCGACCGTCTCGACCCGGCCGTGATCACCGCCGCCGACGGCCGTGTGGTCTGGGACAACGACGCCTACGCGTTCCTGGCCGAGGAGTGCCCCGCAACCGCCGACCCCAGCCTCTGGCGGCAGGGCCGACTCGCCGCCCGGCAGGGCCTCTACCAGGTCACCGAGGGCATCTACCAGGTGCGCGGCCTGGACCTGTCCAATATGACGCTGGTCGAGGGCGACCGCGGGGTGATCGTCATCGACCCGCTGATCTCCGCCGAGACGGCCGCCGCCGCCCTCGCGCTCTACCGGCGCAACCGCGGCGACCGTCCGGTCACCGGGCTGATCTACACCCACTCGCACGGCGACCACTTCGGCGGCGCCCGCGGCGTGCTGCCGCACGGCCATGAACCCGTCCCGGTGATCGCCCCGCGCGGCTTCCTGGAGCACGCGGTCAGCGAGAACGTCTACGCGGGCACCGCGATGACCCGCCGGGCGGTCTACATGTACGGCACCGCGCTGCCCAAGGAGCCGACCGGGCAGATCGGCTGCGGCCTGGGGATGGACACCTCGACCGGCACCATCACCCTGATCGCGCCGACGGTGGACATCACCCGCACCGGCCAGCTGGAGACCGTGGACGGCGTACGGATCGTCTTCCAGCTCACCCCGGGCACCGAGGCGCCCGCCGAGATGAACTTCCACTTCCCCGACCGCCGGGCCCTGTGCCTGGCCGAGAACGCCACCCACACCCTGCACAACGTGCTGACGCTGCGCGGCGCGGTGGTCCGCGACGCCCGGATCTGGGCGCACTACCTGGACGAGGCGCTGACCCTCTTCGGCGCCGACAGCGAGGTCGCCTTCGCCTCGCACCACTGGCCCACCTGGGGGCAGCAGCGGATCGCCGACTACCTGACCGGCCAGCGCGATGTCTACGCCTACCTGCACGACCAGACCCTGCGCCTGCTGAACACCGGCCTGACCGGCGCGGAGATCGCCGAGGAGCTGGCCCTGCCGCCCGAGCTGGCACGCACCTGGGCGGTCCGCGGCTACTACGGCTCGCTCAGCCACAACGTCAAGGCGATCTACCAGCGCTACATGGGGTGGTACGACGGCAACCCGGCGCACCTGTGGGAGCACCCGCCGGTCGAGCTGGCCAAGCGCCACACCGACGCGCTGGGCGGCGTGGACGCCGCGGTGGCCAAGGGGATGGAGTACGCGGCGGCCGGCGACCCCCGGTTCGCGGCGACCCTGCTGAACCACGCGGTCTTCGCCCAGCCCGACCACCAGAAGGCCCGGCTCGCGCTGGCCGAGGTCTACGACTCGCTCGGGCAAGGCGCCGAGAACGGCACCTGGCGCAACTGCTACCTGACCGCCGCGATGGAGCTGCGCGGCGACCCGGCCACCGTCGACCTGGAGCTGGCCGACCCCGAGATGTCGATGGCACTCACCGTGGGCCAGCTGATCGACTCGCTGGCGATCCGGGTCAACGGCCCGCGCGCCTGGGGCAGCAGGCTCACCATCGACTGGCTGGTCGCCGAGGAGCGGCGCGGCTGGCGGCTGACGCTCTCCAACGGCGCGCTCACCCAGCGCAGCGCGGCGCTGGGCAAGTCGCTCGGACCGGGCCCGGCGGACCTCACGCTCAAGGCCGGCAAGGCCGAGCTGCTCGGCCTGCTGGCCGGCTCCGGCCTGGAGGGCATCGAGCACAGCGGCGACCCGGCGGCGCTGGAGCGGCTGTTCGCCCTGCTGGACAGCCCGTCCCCGGACTTCCCGATCGTCACGCCATAG
- a CDS encoding DUF2617 family protein — translation MLTTLQTSYTDTRAGDLAWCLGGGPLPALAVRDLPLSGDGRPTDGRPAGTLQLRLLGASHQVVIAAGPGDCLETVACMPGRRNPLPARVAEQVAGWEYEFAARIETLPPHVFAARAQEILALVDGHPRGLAGVFPGDPSAFTALVAHGSAERVLWRTWHAYPQEGRLVCTRSALVVRSAAEPAPDPEARCAMARPTAP, via the coding sequence ATGCTCACCACACTGCAGACCTCCTATACCGACACCCGCGCCGGTGACCTGGCCTGGTGTCTCGGCGGCGGACCGCTGCCCGCGCTCGCGGTGCGCGACCTGCCCCTGTCGGGCGACGGCCGTCCGACCGACGGCAGACCGGCGGGCACCCTGCAACTGCGCCTGCTGGGCGCCTCGCACCAGGTGGTGATCGCGGCCGGACCGGGCGACTGCCTGGAGACGGTGGCCTGCATGCCGGGCCGCCGCAACCCGCTGCCGGCCCGGGTCGCCGAGCAAGTCGCGGGCTGGGAGTACGAGTTCGCCGCCCGGATCGAGACCCTGCCGCCGCATGTGTTCGCCGCCCGGGCGCAGGAGATCCTGGCCCTGGTGGACGGGCACCCGCGCGGTCTGGCCGGGGTCTTCCCCGGGGATCCGAGCGCCTTCACCGCGCTGGTGGCGCACGGGAGCGCGGAGCGGGTGCTCTGGCGCACCTGGCACGCCTATCCGCAGGAGGGCCGACTGGTCTGCACCCGCTCCGCCCTGGTGGTGCGCAGCGCGGCCGAACCGGCGCCCGACCCCGAGGCGCGTTGCGCGATGGCCCGCCCGACCGCCCCGTGA
- a CDS encoding polyamine aminopropyltransferase, which produces MINQPAGPPPQPGLDRDGSAPDPGRGRPLPPGSERAVRRRAPTRGQSRTRLTTDPGAEALPGPVRWPRTRARLRLRAPARVRPNGRSRMGERPRPDGLEHPGSRHRPIARTQPGEPDRPAALPGRPSLARLLVLLAAFVCAACGLVYELELVALGGYLLGDSVRQTSIVLSVMVFAMGLGSLGAKRFAHRPATSFALVECALALVGGLSALALYSCWAWLGRCELTMVALTCVIGMLIGAEIPLLMTLIQRIRQEDAGRAAADLFAADYVGALVGGLAFPFLLLPAFGQATGALLTGAVNALAGAAVVLWLFRAEPSPRTRLLLWAGCGAVLATLAVAAAATGAIERAARHALYGGQARPAVQSRYGEIVLTGSPPRVPEQGSPPTDPLRLYLAGRLAVCSADEYRYHEALVHPALAGGADTRVLLLGGGDGLALREVLRHSGVASVLVVTLDPALPELARTDPGLAALGEHSFADTRVRVVTADPLAWLREADPAQSFDAVLADLPAPERAAHSEYHSTEFYGLAAARLGPGGRLAVPTGTGGTGLWTAEAGLRAAGLSTVPYPVAGSGPACDPAGSGSLASVLLAARGPQPSLGLAADAPAPRSLTTWQLTASADLLAATRPETLPPPSTLLSPR; this is translated from the coding sequence GTGATCAACCAGCCGGCGGGCCCACCCCCGCAGCCGGGCCTTGACCGCGACGGTTCCGCGCCGGACCCCGGCCGGGGGCGCCCGCTCCCGCCGGGGTCGGAACGGGCCGTCCGCCGCAGGGCGCCTACCCGCGGGCAGAGCCGGACCCGCCTCACCACCGACCCCGGCGCCGAGGCCCTGCCCGGCCCGGTCCGGTGGCCGCGCACCCGCGCCCGCCTGCGACTGCGCGCCCCGGCCCGGGTTCGCCCGAACGGACGCAGCCGAATGGGCGAACGGCCCCGGCCCGACGGACTCGAACACCCCGGCAGCCGGCACCGGCCCATCGCCCGAACCCAACCGGGCGAGCCGGACCGCCCGGCCGCGCTGCCCGGCCGCCCGAGCCTGGCCCGGCTGCTGGTCCTGCTCGCCGCGTTCGTCTGCGCGGCCTGCGGCCTGGTGTACGAGCTGGAGCTGGTCGCCCTCGGCGGCTACCTGCTCGGCGACTCCGTCCGGCAGACCTCGATCGTGCTCTCCGTGATGGTCTTCGCGATGGGCCTCGGCTCCCTGGGGGCCAAGCGCTTCGCGCACCGCCCGGCCACCTCCTTCGCCCTGGTCGAGTGCGCGCTGGCGCTGGTCGGCGGGCTCTCCGCGCTCGCGCTCTACAGCTGCTGGGCCTGGCTGGGCCGCTGCGAGCTGACCATGGTCGCCCTGACCTGTGTGATCGGGATGCTGATCGGCGCCGAGATCCCGCTGCTGATGACGCTGATCCAGCGGATCCGCCAGGAGGACGCCGGCCGGGCCGCGGCCGACCTGTTCGCCGCCGACTACGTCGGCGCGCTGGTCGGCGGGCTGGCCTTCCCGTTCCTGCTGCTGCCCGCGTTCGGGCAGGCCACCGGCGCGCTGCTGACCGGCGCGGTCAACGCGCTGGCCGGCGCCGCAGTGGTGCTCTGGCTCTTCCGGGCCGAGCCGAGCCCGCGCACCCGGCTGCTGCTCTGGGCCGGCTGCGGGGCGGTGCTGGCCACCCTGGCGGTGGCGGCCGCCGCCACCGGCGCGATCGAGCGGGCCGCCCGGCACGCGCTCTACGGCGGCCAGGCGCGCCCGGCCGTGCAGAGCCGCTACGGCGAGATCGTGCTGACCGGCTCGCCGCCCCGGGTCCCCGAGCAGGGCTCGCCCCCGACCGACCCGCTGCGGCTCTACCTGGCCGGCCGGCTCGCGGTCTGCTCCGCCGACGAGTACCGCTACCACGAGGCGCTGGTGCACCCCGCGCTGGCGGGCGGCGCGGACACCCGGGTGCTGCTGCTCGGCGGCGGCGACGGGCTCGCGCTGCGCGAGGTGCTGCGGCACAGCGGCGTGGCGTCGGTGCTGGTGGTGACCCTCGACCCGGCGCTGCCCGAGCTGGCCAGGACCGACCCGGGGCTCGCCGCGCTCGGTGAGCACTCCTTCGCGGACACCCGGGTGCGGGTGGTGACCGCCGACCCGCTGGCGTGGCTGCGCGAGGCCGACCCGGCGCAGTCCTTCGACGCCGTCCTTGCCGACCTGCCCGCGCCCGAACGGGCCGCGCACAGCGAGTACCACTCCACCGAGTTCTACGGGCTGGCCGCCGCGCGGCTCGGCCCGGGCGGACGGCTGGCGGTGCCGACCGGGACGGGCGGCACCGGGCTGTGGACGGCCGAGGCCGGCCTGCGGGCGGCGGGGCTGTCCACCGTGCCGTACCCGGTGGCGGGCAGCGGGCCGGCCTGCGACCCGGCGGGCAGCGGCAGCCTGGCCTCGGTGCTGCTCGCGGCCCGCGGTCCGCAGCCCTCGCTCGGCCTGGCCGCCGACGCACCGGCGCCCCGCTCGCTGACGACCTGGCAGCTGACCGCCTCGGCGGACCTGCTGGCCGCCACCCGGCCGGAGACCCTTCCCCCGCCCAGCACGCTGCTGAGCCCGCGCTGA
- the fbaA gene encoding class II fructose-bisphosphate aldolase, which translates to MRMPIATPEVYTEMLDRAKAGKFAYPAINVTSTQTLHAALRGFAEAESDGIIQISTGGAEFLGGQHNKDMVTGAVALAEFAHIVAVKYDITVALHTDHCPKDKLDGYVRPLLAISAERVAKGQNPLFQSHMWDGSAETLADNLAIGQELLAQAAAAKIILEVEITPTGGEEDGVSHEINDSLYTTVNDVVRTAEALGLGEKGRYLLAASFGNVHGVYKPGNVVLKPELLRELQDAIGAQYGKKDPFDFVFHGGSGSSAEEIATALENGVVKMNLDTDTQYAFTRPVADHMFRNYDGVLKVDGEVGKKNTYDPRTWGKLAEAGMAARVVEATKSLRSAGTRLK; encoded by the coding sequence ATTCGCATGCCCATCGCAACTCCCGAGGTCTACACCGAGATGCTGGACCGGGCCAAGGCGGGCAAGTTCGCCTACCCGGCCATCAACGTCACCTCGACGCAGACGCTGCACGCGGCGCTGCGCGGCTTCGCCGAGGCCGAGAGCGACGGCATCATCCAGATCTCCACCGGCGGTGCCGAGTTCCTGGGCGGCCAGCACAACAAGGACATGGTGACCGGCGCCGTCGCGCTCGCCGAGTTCGCGCACATCGTGGCCGTCAAGTACGACATCACGGTCGCCCTGCACACCGACCACTGCCCCAAGGACAAGCTGGACGGCTACGTCCGCCCGCTGCTCGCGATCTCCGCCGAGCGCGTCGCCAAGGGCCAGAACCCGCTCTTCCAGTCGCACATGTGGGACGGCTCGGCCGAGACGCTGGCCGACAACCTGGCCATCGGCCAGGAGCTGCTGGCCCAGGCCGCCGCCGCCAAGATCATCCTTGAGGTGGAGATCACCCCGACCGGTGGCGAGGAGGACGGCGTCTCGCACGAGATCAACGACTCGCTGTACACCACCGTCAACGACGTGGTCCGCACCGCCGAGGCGCTGGGCCTGGGCGAGAAGGGCCGCTACCTGCTGGCCGCCTCGTTCGGCAATGTGCACGGCGTCTACAAGCCGGGCAACGTCGTCCTGAAGCCGGAGCTGCTGCGCGAGCTGCAGGACGCGATCGGCGCGCAGTACGGCAAGAAGGACCCGTTCGACTTCGTCTTCCACGGCGGCTCGGGCTCGTCCGCCGAGGAGATCGCCACCGCGCTGGAGAACGGCGTCGTGAAGATGAACCTCGACACCGACACCCAGTACGCCTTCACCCGACCCGTCGCGGACCACATGTTCCGCAACTACGACGGTGTCCTGAAGGTCGACGGCGAGGTCGGCAAGAAGAACACCTACGACCCGCGCACCTGGGGCAAGCTCGCCGAGGCGGGCATGGCCGCCCGCGTCGTCGAGGCGACCAAGAGCCTGCGCTCGGCCGGCACCCGGCTGAAGTAG
- the pyrE gene encoding orotate phosphoribosyltransferase: MSNDRDALLAQIKNKAVVHGKVTLSSGLEADYYVDLRRITLDAQAAPLVGRVLLDTTADLDYDAVGGLTLGADPVAAAMLHAAAARGRELDAFVVRKTGKAHGLQRRIEGPDVKGRRVLAVEDTSTTGGSVLTAVEALREAGAEVVGVAVIVERGAAPAIEAAGLPYYTVFTAQDLDLA, from the coding sequence ATGAGCAACGACCGTGACGCCCTGCTGGCGCAGATCAAGAACAAGGCCGTGGTGCACGGCAAGGTCACCCTCTCCTCCGGGCTGGAGGCTGACTACTACGTCGACCTGCGCCGCATCACCCTGGACGCCCAGGCGGCGCCGCTGGTCGGCCGGGTCCTGCTGGACACCACCGCGGACCTGGACTACGACGCCGTCGGCGGTCTCACCCTGGGCGCCGACCCGGTGGCCGCCGCGATGCTGCACGCCGCCGCCGCCCGCGGCCGCGAGCTGGACGCGTTCGTGGTCCGCAAGACCGGCAAGGCGCACGGCCTGCAGCGCCGGATCGAGGGCCCGGACGTCAAGGGCCGCCGGGTGCTGGCCGTCGAGGACACCTCCACCACCGGCGGCTCGGTGCTGACCGCCGTCGAGGCGCTGCGCGAGGCGGGCGCCGAGGTGGTCGGCGTCGCGGTGATCGTCGAGCGCGGTGCCGCTCCGGCCATCGAGGCCGCCGGCCTGCCGTACTACACCGTCTTCACCGCGCAGGACCTCGACCTCGCCTGA
- a CDS encoding alpha/beta hydrolase: protein MDIATLSNADLVDLTSAQLAYGRLVTAFGQHVDDWRSKVTDRLDHSQWSGSTAVLVRADLAAFTSKLQAAHDELNLISGTLSDAAQSFALAQAQLVQALDDAKAAGITVNPDGSMTWDTAPASATSEPAVDPKKAQATYIGDRISGALTEADQADKLIAARLKHFTDNATNGTGLDSVTAGQDQQTEAGRENLPPQGATAAQVKTWWAGLTPAEQQDLIHNHPQQVGNLDGIPALDRDQANRLALDQQRAEIQAQLNQPEPDPQGKLIPGDASYVESLAHQQWREKHDELTDQLKGIDAIETRLDAGGTADNPPAYLLGFDTNGKGHAIVAINNPDTADNVVTYVPGTGARLGSINGDIVRSDRMVKSAEGDSPSIPAKTTSSVTWVGYDAPQSIIPQAADDKYAVGAEDKLHNFEVGLRATHEGTPARQTIIGHSYGTTTVGYTMRDKGLPVDAVMFVGSPGTGVENAKDLGIDPGHVWAGRGDADVIDYARSENPLRWAQDSASDVGSKMLNGFGGPVGYTSPSDNHLAFGRDPSDAYFGGHQIPTDPGVGHSDYWNDKGKSLDAMGRIISGEW from the coding sequence ATGGACATAGCCACGCTCAGCAACGCCGACCTCGTCGACCTGACGAGCGCGCAGCTCGCCTACGGGCGCCTGGTCACGGCTTTCGGCCAGCATGTCGACGACTGGCGAAGCAAGGTGACCGACCGACTGGACCACTCGCAGTGGTCGGGCAGCACGGCCGTCCTGGTGCGGGCCGATCTCGCGGCGTTCACCAGCAAGTTGCAGGCTGCTCATGACGAGCTGAATCTCATCAGTGGAACGTTGAGTGACGCGGCCCAGTCGTTCGCGCTGGCCCAGGCGCAGCTGGTGCAGGCGCTTGACGATGCCAAGGCCGCCGGCATCACCGTCAATCCCGACGGGAGCATGACCTGGGACACTGCTCCGGCCTCGGCGACCTCCGAGCCCGCTGTGGACCCGAAGAAGGCCCAGGCGACCTACATCGGCGACCGCATCAGTGGCGCGCTCACCGAGGCGGACCAGGCCGACAAGTTGATTGCCGCGCGACTGAAGCACTTCACCGACAATGCCACCAACGGCACGGGTCTTGACAGTGTCACTGCCGGGCAGGACCAGCAGACCGAGGCCGGCCGCGAGAACCTGCCACCGCAGGGGGCGACCGCAGCGCAGGTCAAGACATGGTGGGCCGGTCTCACCCCGGCCGAGCAGCAGGATCTGATCCACAACCACCCGCAGCAGGTGGGCAACCTCGACGGGATCCCGGCTCTCGACCGCGACCAGGCCAACCGGCTGGCGCTCGATCAGCAGCGTGCCGAGATACAGGCGCAGCTCAACCAACCCGAGCCTGACCCGCAGGGGAAGCTGATCCCCGGTGACGCGTCGTACGTCGAGAGCCTTGCGCACCAGCAGTGGCGAGAGAAGCACGACGAGCTCACCGACCAGCTCAAGGGCATCGATGCCATCGAAACGCGGCTCGACGCCGGCGGCACCGCCGACAATCCGCCGGCGTACCTGCTCGGTTTCGACACCAATGGCAAGGGTCACGCGATCGTTGCGATCAACAACCCGGACACGGCCGACAACGTGGTGACCTACGTTCCGGGAACCGGGGCGCGGCTCGGCAGTATCAACGGCGACATTGTGCGCTCGGACCGGATGGTCAAGTCGGCCGAGGGGGACAGCCCGAGCATCCCCGCCAAGACCACGTCGTCAGTAACCTGGGTGGGTTACGACGCTCCGCAGAGCATCATCCCCCAGGCCGCCGATGACAAGTACGCCGTCGGAGCCGAGGACAAGCTGCACAACTTCGAGGTCGGGTTGCGGGCCACGCACGAGGGCACACCGGCCAGGCAGACCATCATCGGGCACAGCTACGGCACGACCACGGTGGGGTACACGATGCGCGACAAGGGCCTGCCGGTCGATGCCGTGATGTTCGTCGGCAGCCCCGGGACCGGGGTGGAGAACGCCAAGGACCTCGGGATCGATCCCGGTCACGTCTGGGCGGGCCGCGGCGACGCTGACGTGATCGACTACGCACGCTCGGAGAACCCGTTGCGATGGGCACAGGACAGCGCGAGCGATGTCGGTTCGAAGATGCTCAACGGGTTCGGTGGTCCGGTTGGTTACACCAGCCCTTCGGACAATCACCTGGCCTTCGGACGGGATCCGTCCGACGCGTACTTCGGCGGTCACCAGATTCCGACCGACCCAGGCGTCGGGCACTCCGACTACTGGAACGACAAGGGGAAGTCCTTGGACGCGATGGGTCGCATCATCTCGGGCGAGTGGTGA
- a CDS encoding VTT domain-containing protein: MTNSTELAVNLLDAKSLVASVGTIGLLAIIFAETGLLIGFFLPGDSLLILAGVAASSAAAKAFGPGVQMPIAVLLIAAPLCAVAGAQLGHLIGAKAGKKLFDRPDSKIFKREYVLKAEEYFEKFGPEKAVVMARFIPIVRTFLNPVAGTLEMPARKFFVWNLVGGLAWTETMLCIGYFFGDSMAPVIDKYLIPAMALIILISVSPILIEVLRERKKRKAGVAFAGEADGEAAVQAGPRHRRG; the protein is encoded by the coding sequence GTGACTAACTCCACCGAACTCGCGGTCAACCTCCTGGATGCCAAGTCGTTGGTCGCCTCGGTCGGGACGATCGGACTGCTGGCGATCATCTTCGCCGAGACCGGCTTGCTGATCGGCTTCTTCCTCCCCGGCGACTCGCTGCTGATCCTGGCCGGCGTGGCTGCCTCCAGTGCGGCGGCCAAGGCCTTCGGCCCCGGCGTGCAGATGCCGATCGCCGTCCTGCTGATCGCGGCGCCGCTCTGTGCGGTGGCCGGCGCGCAGCTGGGCCACCTGATCGGGGCCAAGGCCGGCAAGAAGCTCTTCGACCGGCCCGACTCCAAGATCTTCAAGCGCGAGTACGTGCTGAAGGCCGAGGAGTACTTCGAGAAGTTCGGGCCGGAGAAGGCCGTGGTGATGGCCCGCTTCATCCCGATCGTGCGGACCTTCCTCAACCCGGTGGCCGGGACGCTGGAGATGCCGGCCCGCAAGTTCTTCGTCTGGAACCTGGTCGGCGGCCTGGCCTGGACCGAGACGATGCTCTGCATCGGCTACTTCTTCGGCGACTCGATGGCCCCGGTGATCGACAAGTACCTGATCCCGGCGATGGCGCTGATCATCCTGATCTCGGTCTCGCCGATCCTGATCGAGGTGCTGCGCGAGCGCAAGAAGCGCAAGGCCGGCGTCGCCTTCGCGGGCGAGGCGGACGGCGAGGCCGCGGTGCAGGCCGGTCCCCGCCACCGCCGCGGCTGA